From the genome of Argentina anserina chromosome 4, drPotAnse1.1, whole genome shotgun sequence, one region includes:
- the LOC126791147 gene encoding GATA transcription factor 16 yields MLDPCDKLSDQGSESDDMIIAKNPSEGSSEEGQKRTCFDCGTSKTPLWRGGPAGPKSLCNACGIRSRKKRRAILGINKTTTSGGSGSADENRKVKKSSSNKQLGDGLKQRLLALGREVLMQRSSVERQRKKLGEEEQAAVLLMALSYGSVSA; encoded by the exons ATGTTGGATCCGTGTGATAAGCTCAGTGATCAG GGATCAGAGTCGGACGACATGATCATTGCCAAAAACCCAAGTGAAGGCTCATCGGAAGAAGGCCAGAAGAGGACTTGCTTCGATTGCGGCACCTCCAAAACCCCTTTGTGGCGAGGCGGTCCGGCCGGCCCTAAG TCGCTATGCAATGCGTGCGGGATCAGAAGCCGGAAGAAGAGGAGAGCTATTTTGGGGATAAACAAAACCACCACAAGCGGCGGAAGCGGCAGCGCGGATGAGAATCGAAAGGTGAAGAAGAGCAGTAGCAACAAGCAGCTCGGAGATGGGTTGAAACAGAGGCTGTTGGCGCTTGGTAGAGAGGTGTTGATGCAGAGATCGTCGGTGGAGAGACAGCGAAAGAAGCTGGGTGAAGAAGAACAAGCGGCTGTGCTACTGATGGCTCTTTCTTATGGCTCTGTATCTGCTTAG
- the LOC126791857 gene encoding uncharacterized protein LOC126791857, with product MPKTKAVTHADLSPSLPCSALGSKTGLFLIVLTILCGLLCFILCLIAEATRSRVSWLSSSTDEEGKGGKYECVYSGSGNTPLLSAASAFLGLAIIMVVEHGFMLYAITNSPPSVLLTWEPHDSASAKSLKWHAAIFFVSAWMCFAVGEILLLIGLSVESGHLKNWSRPKPSCLVIREGVFSAAGVFSLTTVFLAAGLYLTALRAQRISQDQENIRREVIEAAVLYASPPISPHLTTISRENPIFTESQTEQPSVLVLQAAFSKH from the exons ATGCCCAAGACAAAGGCAGTCACACATGCAGATCTTTCACCGAGCCTCCCATGCTCCGCTTTGGGTAGCAAAACAGGCCTTTTTCTCATTGTCCTGACCATTCTTTGTGGCCTCTTGTGCTTCATTCTATGCCTAATCGCTGAAGCTACTCGCTCTCGG GTTTCATGGCTGAGCAGCAGTACTGATGAAGAAGGGAAGGGAGGAAAATACGAGTGTGTATATAGTGGTAGTGGGAATACACCTTTGTTGAGTGCAGCCAGTGCATTTTTGGGGTTGGCAATAATCATGGTGGTGGAGCATGGTTTCATGTTGTATGCAATTACCAACTCCCCACCTTCAGTCTTGCTTACATGGGAGCCTCATGATTCAGCTTCTGCCAAGTCTTTGAAATGGCATGCCGCCATTTTCTTCGTCTCAGCTTG GATGTGTTTTGCTGTTGGAGAGATTTTGCTATTGATTGGCCTTAGTGTGGAGTCAGGCCATTTAAAAAACTGGTCTAGGCCAAAACCGAGTTGCCTTGTGATCAGAGAAGGTGTGTTCTCTGCAGCAGGAGTGTTTTCCTTGACTACCGTCTTTCTTGCCGCCGGATTATACTTGACAGCGTTGCGTGCACAGAGAATTTCACAAGACCAGGAAAATATCAGGCGAGAGGTGATCGAGGCCGCTGTACTATATGCATCTCCACCAATCTCACCTCATCTAACAACCATTTCAAGGGAAAACCCCATTTTCACAGAAAGCCAGACTGAGCAGCCGTCAGTACTAGTGCTTCAAGCAGCTTTTAGCAAACATTAA
- the LOC126792601 gene encoding importin subunit alpha-1 yields MSLRPNARTEVRRNRYKVAVDAEEGRRRREDNMVEIRKSKREESLLKKRREGLQAQQFPASVQPQNLEKKLETLPAMVAGVWSNESALQLEATTQFRKLLSIERSPPIEEVIEAGVVPRFVEFLSREDYPQLQFEAAWALTNIASGTSDNTKVVIDHGAVPIFVRLLASPSDDVREQAVWALGNVAGDSPRCRDLVLSSGALMPLLAQLNEHAKLSMLRNATWTLSNFCRGKPQPQFDQVKPALPALERLVHSNDEEVLTDACWALSYLSDGTNDKIQAVIEAGVCPRLVQLLLHPSPAVLIPALRTVGNIVTGDDLQTQCIITNGALPCLLSLLTHNHKKSIKKEACWTISNITAGNREQIQYVIEAGLIGPLVNLLQTAEFEIKKEAAWAISNATSGGTHDQIKVLVNEGCIKPLSDLLVCPDPRIVTVCLEGLENILKVGEAEKSLGNSGTNVYAQLIDEADGLEKIENLQTHDNNEIYEKAVKILETYWLEDEDETLPAGDSTQPGYNFGGNGPQVPAGGFNFS; encoded by the exons ATGTCGCTCAGGCCGAACGCCAGGACCGAGGTCCGCCGGAACAGGTACAAGGTGGCGGTAGACGCCGAGGAGGGCCGTCGCCGGAGGGAGGACAACATGGTCGAGATCCGTAAGAGCAAGAGGGAGGAGAGCTTGTTAAAGAAGCGCCGCGAAGGTCTTCAGGCGCAGCAATTCCCGGCCTCCGTTCAGCCGCAGAATCTCGAGAAGAAG TTGGAGACTCTACCGGCGATGGTGGCCGGAGTTTGGTCCAACGAGAGCGCTCTGCAGCTGGAAGCTACTACGCAGTTTCGGAAGCTACTTTCTATTG AACGGAGCCCTCCGATTGAGGAAGTGATTGAAGCTGGCGTTGTTCCGCGATTCGTTGAGTTCCTTAGCAGGGAGGATTATCCACAGCTTCAG TTTGAGGCTGCTTGGGCTTTGACAAACATTGCGTCAGGAACGTCGGACAACACCAAGGTGGTGATTGATCACGGGGCAGTACCAATATTCGTGAGGCTTCTTGCTTCTCCGAGTGATGATGTTAGGGAGCAG GCTGTTTGGGCATTGGGAAACGTGGCTGGTGATTCTCCTAGATGTCGTGATCTAGTTCTCAGCAGTGGAGCCCTGATGCCGTTGCTGGCTCAGTTGAATGAGCATGCAAAGCTTTCAATGCTAAGGAATGCCACCTGGACACTGTCGAACTTTTGCAGAGGAAAGCCACAGCCTCAGTTTGATCAG GTGAAGCCTGCTCTTCCAGCTCTTGAGCGGTTAGTTCATTCTAATGATGAAGAAGTCCTGACAGATGCCTGctgggcactctcatatctctCCGATGGTAcaaatgacaaaattcaagCTGTGATTGAAGCAGGTGTCTGCCCGCGACTCGTGCAGCTTCTATT ACATCCATCACCTGCGGTTTTAATTCCTGCACTTCGCACTGTTGGTAATATTGTGACTGGAGATGATCTTCAGACTCAG TGTATAATCACCAATGGGGCACTTCCCTGCCTTCTGAGCCTCTTGACACATAATCATAAAAAGAGCATTAAGAAAGAAGCTTGCTGGACTATCTCAAACATTACAGCTGGAAACAGGGAACAGATACAG TACGTGATTGAAGCTGGTTTGATTGGTCCTCTTGTGAATTTGCTCCAAACTGCTGAGTTTGAGATCAAGAAAGAGGCTGCGTGGGCAATCTCAAATGCTACTTCTGGTGGCACTCATGACCAAATTAA GGTCTTGGTGAATGAAGGCTGTATAAAACCATTGAGTGATCTCCTTGTATGCCCTGATCCAAGAATAGTGACTGTTTGCTTAGAAGGGTTGGAGAACATTTTGAAGGTGGGTGAAGCTGAAAAGAGTTTGGGCAACAGTGGCACCAACGTGTACGCACAGTTGATTGATGAGGCTGATGGTCTGGAAAAGATTGAAAATCTGCAGACTCACGACAACAACGAGATCTATGAGAAGGCTGTTAAAATTCTCGAGACATATTGGTTGGAGGATGAAGATGAGACATTACCAGCTGGGGATAGTACTCAGCCAGGCTACAACTTTGGTGGGAATGGGCCTCAAGTTCCAGCTGGTGGATTCAATTTTAGCTGA